GCCGGAGGGAACCGTCACCACGGCCCAAGACACCCACGGCCGGAAAACCGTGATGGACCATCTCGCGAGTGTGCGCACCCGCGTTTATCCGGTAGGCCGGCTCGATTTCGACGTTAGCGGCGTTCTGTTGCTGACAAATGATGGCGAGCTGGCCCAGCGGCTGACCCATCCGAGATACGGCGTGCCCAAGTCGTATGTGGTTACGGTAAAGGGGCACGTGACCCGGGAAACCCTCGACAAGCTCGCGTCCGGCGTCTCGCTTAGTGACAGCCGTACCGCGCCAGCCGACGTAGCGATCCTGTCGCGGCAAAAAGACAAGACACGTGTGCGGCTCACCCTCCGCGAAGGCCGCAAACACGAAGTGAAGCGCATGTGCGCGGCGGTGGGTCATGATGTGACCAAGCTCCGGCGCGTTCAGTTCGCAGGCATCGAGGTGGGACGCCTCAAACCGGGGGAATGGCGGTGGCTGCGCGCCGAAGAGGTGGCCCGTCTGCGCCGGCT
The DNA window shown above is from Candidatus Hydrogenedentota bacterium and carries:
- a CDS encoding pseudouridine synthase, with protein sequence MRLQRYLALCGVASRRASEKLIREGRVTVNGVVPAIGCEIEPDADDVRVNEKPIRRERPAYILLNKPEGTVTTAQDTHGRKTVMDHLASVRTRVYPVGRLDFDVSGVLLLTNDGELAQRLTHPRYGVPKSYVVTVKGHVTRETLDKLASGVSLSDSRTAPADVAILSRQKDKTRVRLTLREGRKHEVKRMCAAVGHDVTKLRRVQFAGIEVGRLKPGEWRWLRAEEVARLRRLVRLP